A genomic stretch from Streptococcus oralis includes:
- a CDS encoding UDP-N-acetylglucosamine--N-acetylmuramyl-(pentapeptide) pyrophosphoryl-undecaprenol N-acetylglucosamine transferase: MKKIVFTGGGTVGHVTLNLLLMPKFIEDGWEVHYIGDKHGIEHQEILKSGLNVTFHSISTGKLRRYFSWQNMLDVFKVGWGIVQSLFIMLRLRPQALFSKGGFVSVPPVIAARVSGVPVFIHESDLSMGLANKIAYKFATKMYSTFEQAASLAKVEHVGAVTKVTGQETPGPDELVDIQTHFNPKLPTVLFVGGSAGARVFNQLVTDYKKELTERYNIINLTGDSSLNELSQNLFRIGYVTNLYQPLMEMADVVVTRGGANTIFELLAMTKLHLIVPLGREASRGDQIENAAYFVKKGYAAELQETELNLESLEKKLSHLLSHKDQYQASMRASTELKSLDDFYALLRKDLS; this comes from the coding sequence ATGAAAAAAATTGTCTTTACAGGTGGGGGGACGGTTGGACATGTTACCCTCAACCTTTTGTTAATGCCTAAGTTCATCGAAGACGGCTGGGAAGTTCACTATATCGGGGATAAGCATGGAATCGAACACCAAGAAATCCTCAAGTCAGGCTTGAATGTGACCTTCCATTCCATTTCGACTGGGAAGTTGCGTCGCTATTTCTCTTGGCAAAATATGCTGGATGTCTTTAAGGTTGGTTGGGGAATTGTCCAATCGCTCTTTATCATGTTACGACTGCGTCCACAGGCCCTTTTTTCAAAGGGTGGCTTTGTCTCTGTACCGCCGGTTATCGCAGCGCGTGTGTCAGGAGTGCCTGTCTTTATTCACGAATCGGACCTGTCTATGGGCTTGGCCAATAAAATTGCCTATAAATTCGCAACCAAGATGTACTCGACCTTTGAGCAGGCTGCTAGTCTTGCAAAAGTCGAGCACGTGGGGGCAGTGACCAAGGTAACAGGCCAAGAGACGCCAGGACCAGACGAGTTGGTGGATATCCAAACCCACTTTAATCCAAAATTGCCAACGGTATTGTTTGTTGGTGGTTCTGCAGGAGCTCGTGTCTTTAACCAACTGGTAACAGACTATAAAAAAGAGCTGACAGAGCGCTACAATATCATTAATCTCACTGGAGATTCTAGCCTCAATGAATTGAGTCAAAATCTCTTCCGTATCGGCTATGTGACGAACCTCTATCAACCCTTGATGGAGATGGCAGATGTGGTGGTGACGCGTGGTGGTGCCAACACGATTTTTGAGCTCTTGGCTATGACTAAACTCCATCTCATCGTACCATTGGGTCGTGAAGCAAGTCGAGGAGACCAGATTGAAAATGCAGCCTACTTTGTTAAAAAGGGTTATGCAGCAGAACTCCAAGAGACAGAATTGAACTTGGAAAGTTTGGAGAAAAAACTCAGTCACTTGCTTAGTCACAAGGATCAATACCAAGCTAGTATGAGGGCTTCAACTGAATTGAAATCTCTTGATGATTTTTATGCCCTACTAAGAAAAGACTTATCATAA
- the murD gene encoding UDP-N-acetylmuramoyl-L-alanine--D-glutamate ligase, whose protein sequence is MKVIDQFKNKKVLVLGLAKSGESAARLLDKLGAIVTVNDGKPFEENPAAQSLLEDGIKVITGGHPLELLDEEFALMVKNPGIPYSNPMIEKALAKGIPVLTEVELAYLISDAPIIGITGSNGKTTTTTMIGEVLTAAGQHGLLSGNIGYPASQVAQTATAKDTLVMELSSFQLMGVQEFHPEIAVITNLMPTHIDYHGSFEEYVAAKWNIQNKMTAADFLVLNFNQDLAKELATKTQATVVPFSTLEKVDGAYLEEGQLYFHGEVVMAASEIGVPGSHNVENALATIAVAKLRGIDNQTIKETLSAFGGVKHRLQFVDEIQGVKFYNDSKSTNILATQKALSGFDNSKVILIAGGLDRGNEFDELVPDITGLKKMVILGQSAERVKRAADKAGVAYVDAIDIADATRKAYELATQGDVVLLSPANASWDMYANFEVRGDLFIDTVAELKE, encoded by the coding sequence ATGAAAGTAATCGATCAATTTAAAAATAAGAAAGTACTTGTTTTAGGTTTGGCTAAGTCTGGTGAGTCTGCAGCCCGTTTGCTAGATAAGCTGGGAGCTATTGTGACAGTAAATGACGGCAAGCCTTTTGAGGAAAATCCTGCTGCTCAAAGTTTGCTAGAAGATGGGATCAAGGTTATCACTGGTGGGCATCCTTTGGAGCTCTTGGATGAAGAGTTTGCTCTGATGGTGAAAAATCCAGGGATTCCTTATAGCAATCCCATGATTGAGAAGGCATTGGCAAAGGGTATTCCAGTCTTGACTGAGGTAGAATTGGCTTACTTAATCTCAGATGCACCGATTATCGGTATTACTGGTTCAAATGGGAAAACAACCACAACGACGATGATTGGGGAGGTTTTGACTGCTGCTGGTCAACATGGTCTCTTATCAGGGAATATCGGCTATCCTGCAAGTCAAGTGGCTCAAACTGCAACAGCCAAGGACACGCTTGTCATGGAACTTTCTTCTTTCCAACTGATGGGCGTTCAAGAATTCCATCCAGAGATTGCGGTCATTACCAACCTCATGCCCACTCATATCGACTACCATGGTTCTTTTGAGGAATATGTGGCAGCTAAGTGGAATATCCAGAACAAGATGACAGCAGCTGATTTCCTTGTCTTGAACTTTAACCAAGACTTGGCAAAAGAATTGGCTACTAAAACACAAGCCACTGTTGTTCCATTTTCAACACTTGAAAAGGTTGATGGAGCTTATCTGGAAGAAGGTCAACTCTACTTCCATGGGGAAGTGGTCATGGCAGCGAGTGAAATCGGAGTTCCAGGTAGTCACAATGTGGAAAATGCCCTTGCGACCATTGCAGTAGCTAAGCTCCGAGGTATCGACAACCAAACCATCAAGGAAACTCTATCAGCCTTTGGTGGTGTCAAACACCGTCTCCAATTTGTGGATGAAATTCAGGGTGTCAAATTCTATAATGATAGCAAGTCAACCAATATCTTGGCTACTCAAAAAGCCTTGTCAGGATTTGACAATAGCAAGGTCATCTTGATTGCAGGTGGTTTGGACCGCGGCAATGAGTTTGACGAATTGGTGCCAGATATCACTGGGCTCAAGAAGATGGTTATCCTCGGTCAGTCTGCAGAACGTGTCAAACGGGCAGCAGATAAGGCTGGTGTGGCTTATGTAGATGCGATAGATATTGCAGATGCGACTCGCAAGGCTTATGAGCTAGCGACTCAAGGAGACGTGGTTCTCCTCAGTCCTGCCAATGCCAGCTGGGATATGTATGCTAACTTTGAAGTACGTGGCGACCTCTTTATCGACACAGTAGCGGAGTTAAAGGAATAA
- a CDS encoding PaaI family thioesterase, which translates to MKDFHFDAISAFENYEIEKMRDGQVVVTTKVVDSSLNYYGNAHGGYLFTLCDQISGLVVISLGLDGVTLQSSINYLKAGKLDDVLTIKGECVHQGRTTCVVDVDITNQEGRNVCKATFTMFVTGQRSEERQVRI; encoded by the coding sequence ATGAAAGATTTTCATTTTGACGCTATATCTGCCTTTGAAAATTACGAAATAGAAAAAATGAGAGATGGTCAGGTTGTGGTGACGACAAAAGTAGTGGACTCGTCGCTCAACTACTATGGCAATGCCCATGGTGGCTATCTCTTTACTCTTTGTGACCAGATTAGTGGTTTGGTTGTCATTTCGCTAGGACTTGACGGAGTGACGCTCCAGTCCTCTATCAACTACCTCAAAGCAGGAAAACTCGACGATGTGCTGACCATTAAAGGAGAATGTGTCCACCAAGGACGTACCACTTGTGTAGTGGATGTCGATATCACCAATCAAGAAGGCAGAAATGTCTGTAAGGCAACCTTTACCATGTTTGTCACCGGCCAGCGGTCAGAAGAAAGACAGGTAAGGATATAA
- a CDS encoding UDP-glucose--hexose-1-phosphate uridylyltransferase, translating to MSQGVLDAFITEVIVGSSFEEMDRIYLTNRVLARVGDGVLEVETDLDKLIDLKDQLVEEAVRLETIEDSQTAREILGAELMDLVTPCPSQVNRDFWTTYAHSPEQAIGDFYQLSQKNDYIKLKAIAKNIAYRVPSDYGELEITINLSKPEKDPKEIAAAKLAQASNYPQCQLCLENEGYYGRVNHPARSNHRIIRFEMAGQEWGFQYSPYAYFNEHCIFLDGLHRPMAISRQSFERLLAIVEQFPGYFAGSNADLPIVGGSILTHDHYQGGRHVFPMELAPLQKAFRFAGFEQVKAGIVKWPMSVLRLTSDSKEDLINLADKILQKWRQYSDPAVQILAESNGTPHHTITPIARKRDGQFELDLVLRDNQTSPEHPDGIYHPHKDVQHIKKENIGLIEVMGLAILPPRLKAEVEQVASYIVGDDEAVASYHQEWADQLKTQHPDLADKEKALEIVKDSVGAIFARVLEDAGVYKQTEQGQAAFMRFVEQVGILSD from the coding sequence ATGAGTCAGGGAGTTCTAGATGCATTTATCACGGAAGTCATTGTTGGAAGTTCATTTGAGGAAATGGATCGAATCTACCTAACCAATCGTGTCTTGGCACGAGTAGGAGATGGTGTTTTGGAAGTTGAGACTGATCTGGATAAATTGATTGACCTCAAGGACCAGTTGGTTGAGGAGGCCGTTCGATTAGAGACGATTGAGGATAGTCAGACTGCGCGTGAAATCCTTGGTGCTGAACTAATGGATTTGGTAACCCCTTGTCCAAGTCAGGTTAATCGTGACTTTTGGACAACCTATGCTCACTCTCCTGAGCAGGCGATAGGGGATTTTTACCAGCTCAGTCAGAAAAATGACTACATCAAACTCAAGGCCATTGCTAAAAATATTGCTTATCGTGTTCCATCTGACTACGGAGAACTTGAGATTACTATCAACCTCTCTAAACCTGAAAAGGATCCAAAGGAGATTGCAGCAGCCAAGTTGGCGCAAGCTAGCAATTATCCCCAGTGTCAACTCTGTCTAGAGAACGAAGGATATTATGGTCGGGTTAACCATCCAGCTCGTAGCAATCACCGCATTATCCGTTTTGAAATGGCGGGTCAGGAGTGGGGCTTCCAGTATTCGCCCTATGCTTATTTTAATGAGCACTGTATCTTCTTAGATGGTCTGCATCGCCCCATGGCTATCAGCCGTCAGAGTTTTGAGCGTCTGCTGGCTATCGTAGAACAGTTTCCAGGCTATTTTGCGGGTTCTAATGCTGATCTGCCGATTGTGGGAGGGTCTATTCTAACTCATGACCACTATCAGGGAGGCCGTCACGTATTTCCTATGGAATTGGCTCCTCTGCAAAAGGCCTTCCGATTTGCTGGTTTTGAGCAGGTCAAGGCTGGGATTGTCAAGTGGCCTATGTCAGTGTTGCGTTTGACTTCGGATTCCAAAGAGGATTTGATCAACTTGGCTGATAAGATTTTGCAGAAATGGCGCCAATATTCAGACCCTGCAGTGCAGATTTTGGCAGAAAGTAATGGGACACCACACCATACCATTACACCCATTGCCCGTAAACGCGATGGACAGTTTGAGTTGGACTTGGTCTTGCGGGACAACCAGACATCGCCAGAGCATCCTGATGGTATCTATCATCCCCACAAGGATGTTCAACATATCAAGAAGGAAAATATTGGTTTAATTGAGGTCATGGGCTTGGCTATCTTACCACCTCGTTTGAAAGCAGAAGTGGAGCAGGTTGCCAGCTATATTGTAGGAGATGATGAAGCAGTTGCATCTTATCATCAGGAATGGGCCGACCAACTCAAAACCCAACATCCAGACCTAGCGGATAAAGAAAAAGCCCTTGAAATCGTCAAGGACTCTGTGGGTGCTATCTTTGCGCGTGTTCTGGAGGATGCAGGAGTTTACAAGCAGACGGAACAAGGACAGGCAGCCTTTATGCGCTTTGTGGAGCAGGTCGGAATTTTGTCAGACTAG
- a CDS encoding HAD family hydrolase, with protein sequence MEAVIFDLDGLLADTEIISLKVYQELLKDFGIPFTEETYSREYSGHREEENVQRFLDTYDLPWNFDQTLEKVYELEARILAKGVNLKKGAKNLLAFLQREGIPIALATSSVEYRARMILDSNGILSLFDHLVFAKDVKRSKPYSDIFLKACSDLNVLPENCLVLEDSEAGIEAAYRAGIPVICIPDLKMPAQSFLNKTEQVFQDLDAVRDYLESKKENQ encoded by the coding sequence ATGGAAGCTGTAATATTTGATTTAGATGGCTTATTAGCTGATACTGAGATCATTTCTCTAAAAGTTTATCAAGAATTGCTTAAAGATTTTGGAATTCCTTTCACAGAAGAAACCTATTCTAGAGAATACAGTGGACATAGGGAAGAGGAGAATGTTCAACGATTTTTGGATACCTATGATTTACCTTGGAACTTTGACCAAACCTTGGAAAAAGTTTATGAACTGGAAGCTCGAATATTAGCCAAAGGTGTAAATTTAAAAAAAGGTGCTAAAAATTTGCTTGCTTTTTTGCAAAGAGAAGGTATTCCAATCGCTTTAGCAACTTCAAGTGTTGAATATAGAGCTAGAATGATTTTGGATAGTAATGGGATACTGTCCTTATTTGACCATCTAGTTTTTGCAAAAGATGTAAAGCGAAGCAAACCTTACTCTGATATTTTTTTAAAAGCCTGTAGTGATTTGAATGTTTTACCAGAGAATTGCTTAGTATTAGAGGATAGTGAAGCAGGGATTGAAGCAGCGTATAGAGCTGGGATACCAGTTATTTGTATTCCAGACTTAAAAATGCCAGCACAGTCTTTCTTAAATAAAACAGAACAAGTTTTTCAGGATTTAGATGCTGTCAGAGACTATTTAGAAAGTAAGAAGGAGAATCAATGA
- a CDS encoding galactokinase: protein MTQHLTAEALRKDFLAVFGQEADQTFFSPGRINLIGEHTDYNGGHVFPAAISLGTYGAARKRDDQVLRFYSANFEDKGIIEVPLADLKFEKEHSWTNYSKGVLHFLQEAGHVIDKGFDFYVYGNIPNGAGLSSSASLELLTGVVAEHLFDLKLDRLDLVKIGKQTENSFIGVNSGIMDQFAIGMGADRRAIYLDTNTLEYDLVPLDLKDNVVVIMNTNKRRELADSKYNERRAECEKAVEELQAALDIQTLGELDEWTFDQYSYLIKDENRLKRARHAVLENQRTLKAQAALQAGDLETFGRLMNASHVSLEHDYEVTGLELDTLVHTAWAQAGVLGARMTGAGFGGCAIALVQKDAVEAFKAAVGKRYEEVVGYAPSFYIAEVAGGSRVLD, encoded by the coding sequence ATGACACAACATCTTACTGCTGAAGCCCTTCGCAAAGACTTTCTTGCCGTTTTTGGTCAAGAAGCAGATCAAACTTTCTTTTCACCAGGGCGTATCAATTTGATTGGTGAACACACGGACTACAACGGTGGGCACGTTTTTCCAGCTGCTATTTCTTTGGGGACATACGGAGCGGCTCGCAAGCGTGACGACCAAGTCTTGCGTTTCTACTCAGCCAATTTTGAAGACAAGGGTATCATCGAAGTGCCTCTTGCTGATCTCAAGTTTGAAAAAGAGCACAGCTGGACCAACTATTCAAAAGGGGTTCTTCATTTCTTGCAAGAAGCTGGGCACGTGATTGACAAAGGGTTTGATTTTTATGTTTATGGGAATATCCCAAATGGAGCTGGCTTGTCATCATCAGCATCTTTGGAACTCTTGACAGGTGTTGTGGCAGAGCATCTCTTTGATTTAAAACTAGACCGTTTAGATTTGGTAAAAATTGGAAAACAAACAGAAAACAGCTTTATCGGAGTCAACTCTGGTATCATGGACCAGTTTGCTATCGGTATGGGTGCTGACCGACGCGCTATTTACCTAGATACCAATACCTTGGAGTATGACTTGGTGCCCCTTGATTTGAAGGACAATGTTGTTGTTATCATGAACACCAACAAACGCCGTGAACTAGCGGACTCTAAATACAATGAACGTCGTGCTGAGTGTGAAAAAGCAGTAGAAGAATTGCAAGCTGCCTTGGATATTCAGACCTTGGGTGAGTTGGACGAATGGACCTTTGACCAATATAGCTATCTAATTAAAGACGAAAATCGTTTGAAACGTGCTCGCCATGCTGTGCTTGAAAACCAACGTACCCTCAAAGCACAAGCAGCCCTTCAAGCAGGAGATTTGGAAACTTTTGGTCGCTTGATGAATGCATCTCACGTTTCTCTAGAACATGACTATGAAGTAACTGGCTTGGAGTTGGATACCCTCGTTCACACAGCTTGGGCTCAAGCAGGTGTTCTCGGTGCTCGTATGACAGGGGCAGGATTTGGCGGCTGTGCCATTGCCTTAGTTCAAAAAGATGCTGTTGAGGCCTTTAAAGCAGCTGTTGGCAAGCGCTATGAAGAAGTCGTTGGATATGCTCCAAGCTTCTATATCGCTGAAGTTGCAGGTGGCAGTCGAGTTTTAGACTAG
- the galR gene encoding DNA-binding transcriptional regulator GalR has protein sequence MATLKDIAQLASVSIATVSRVLNRDQSLSVTEETRHRILTVAEELGYTKHLKTGESHKPKQKIAIIQWVSEQGELDDLYYYQIRLGIEKRAQELDYDILRYFNDHPFTLSEEVIGILCIGKFSRAQISAFEEYQKPLVFIDSDTLSLGHTCIITDFYTAVKQVVDHFLSQGLDRIGILTGLEETTDQEEIIQDKRLENFKDYTQANGIYHEELVFQGSFTAQSGYDLMKEAIQSLGDQLPPAFFAASDSLAIGALRALQEAGISLPDRVSLISFNDTSLTKQVYPPLSSITVYTEEMGRAGMDILNKEVLHGRKIPSLTMLGTRLTLRESTRNE, from the coding sequence ATGGCTACCTTAAAAGACATCGCACAGCTAGCCTCTGTCTCTATCGCGACCGTATCTCGTGTCCTCAATCGCGACCAGAGTCTATCTGTTACAGAAGAAACTAGACACCGTATTTTAACCGTCGCTGAGGAGCTGGGCTACACCAAGCACCTCAAGACAGGCGAATCCCACAAACCCAAGCAAAAGATTGCCATTATCCAATGGGTCAGCGAACAAGGGGAGTTGGACGATCTCTACTACTATCAGATTCGTCTCGGTATTGAAAAAAGAGCCCAAGAGTTGGACTATGATATCTTGCGCTATTTTAATGACCATCCTTTTACATTAAGCGAGGAAGTGATTGGGATTCTCTGCATCGGAAAGTTCAGCCGAGCTCAGATTTCTGCCTTTGAAGAATACCAAAAACCTTTAGTCTTTATAGATAGTGACACCCTCTCACTAGGTCATACCTGTATTATCACTGACTTTTACACTGCTGTGAAACAAGTTGTAGACCATTTTCTCAGTCAGGGGCTGGATCGGATTGGCATTCTAACAGGACTTGAGGAAACAACCGATCAGGAAGAAATTATCCAGGATAAGCGGCTAGAAAATTTCAAAGACTATACCCAAGCAAATGGAATCTACCATGAAGAACTGGTCTTTCAGGGGAGCTTTACTGCCCAGTCTGGCTATGACTTGATGAAGGAGGCCATTCAGAGCTTAGGAGACCAACTCCCACCAGCCTTTTTCGCAGCCAGCGATAGTTTAGCCATTGGTGCCCTCCGTGCCCTTCAAGAAGCTGGAATTAGCCTACCAGACCGCGTCAGCCTCATTTCTTTTAACGACACTAGCCTGACCAAGCAGGTCTATCCTCCTCTTTCTAGCATTACCGTCTATACCGAGGAAATGGGCCGAGCAGGTATGGATATTCTTAACAAGGAAGTCCTCCACGGTCGGAAAATTCCTAGCCTGACTATGCTGGGAACCAGACTGACTTTGAGAGAAAGTACGAGGAACGAATAG
- a CDS encoding ATP-binding cassette domain-containing protein — MLQLQHISKVYHTGDQEFHALKDISIRFRENEFVSILGQSGSGKTTLLNIIGGLDQYTSGDLLIQGKSTKQFKDRDWDSYRNHTIGFIFQSYNLIGHQTALSNVEIAMTLSGVSKAERKKRAIEVLERVGLKDHLYKKPSQMSGGQMQRIAIARALVNDPKVVLADEPTGALDSETSVQIMDLLKDIAKERLVIMVTHNPELAQKYSTRIVQVLDGNILSDSNPCEPTEETKQVDIQFTKTKMSFITALVLSFNNLLTKKGRTLLTAFAGSIGIIGIALILALSNGVSDYVKKVQEDTLVSLPLTISEQNQSNLLATSPDLSEKPYKDNHELGINTVLTNLLKKQIGKNDLASFKTYLEEHASKVESLTKDIRYRYNLQPFIYASDTSNGPKSILPSTLADEVETANQTMKGYLQNLNYWSELSSDSSMLESKYDVLEGRFPQDKSELVLIVDENNQISDLLLYSLRIKDPSELNDTKKLDELSSQTYQYSDFIGKTFKAVVNTKRFVKENNLWLNKIDNASYMKTQIENGLQLKIVGVLRQKDGTSSGVNAPSGGIAYTSALIDYTSEHIQNSDIVKEQEANQNLNVFTGKDFAKDPKPFSSENLTEEEKIQLAKMTPEEQAQYVQQYNDNSASTYEENLAKMGVINKSKPAAIELYTSSFQQKQDLKEFINAYNTAKKEAGEDDKVLAYSDDIQSIMSSITTLVGVVTTVLVGFVAISLIVSSIMISIITYISVLERTKEIGILRAMGASKKDIRRIFTAETAIEGLISGVLGITITFLATFPINAIVAKMTNVGNVAQLPIEVALILIGISIVLTMLAGLIPSRIAAKKDPVESLRSE; from the coding sequence ATGTTACAGCTACAACACATTTCAAAAGTCTATCATACGGGCGATCAAGAGTTCCACGCGCTAAAGGATATCTCGATTCGCTTCCGTGAGAATGAGTTTGTCTCCATTCTTGGGCAATCGGGTTCTGGGAAAACCACCCTATTAAATATCATCGGGGGACTCGACCAATACACATCTGGTGATTTACTCATCCAAGGAAAATCAACAAAGCAATTTAAAGACCGCGATTGGGATAGCTACAGAAACCACACCATCGGTTTCATCTTTCAGTCTTATAATCTCATCGGGCACCAAACTGCACTCTCTAACGTAGAAATTGCAATGACTCTTTCGGGTGTTTCAAAAGCAGAACGTAAGAAACGTGCTATCGAAGTGCTCGAACGCGTAGGCCTAAAAGACCATTTATATAAGAAACCAAGTCAAATGTCTGGGGGACAAATGCAACGAATCGCGATTGCGCGTGCTCTTGTTAATGATCCAAAAGTCGTTTTAGCCGACGAACCGACAGGAGCGCTCGATTCTGAGACTTCTGTTCAAATCATGGATTTATTAAAAGACATCGCCAAGGAACGTTTGGTTATCATGGTGACGCATAACCCAGAGCTGGCACAGAAGTACTCCACACGTATCGTACAAGTATTAGATGGAAACATCTTGAGCGACTCAAATCCATGCGAACCAACAGAGGAGACAAAGCAAGTCGACATCCAGTTCACGAAGACGAAGATGAGCTTTATAACCGCCCTTGTACTTTCCTTTAATAACCTATTGACGAAGAAAGGTCGTACCTTACTAACAGCTTTTGCGGGTTCTATCGGGATTATCGGGATTGCTCTTATCTTAGCCCTTTCCAATGGTGTGAGTGACTACGTTAAAAAGGTGCAGGAAGATACCCTCGTCTCTCTTCCACTGACGATTAGCGAGCAGAACCAGAGCAACTTGTTGGCGACCTCTCCAGATTTGAGCGAGAAGCCTTACAAGGATAATCATGAGCTCGGTATCAATACGGTTTTAACGAATTTATTGAAAAAACAAATCGGAAAGAACGACCTAGCTTCCTTCAAGACTTACTTGGAGGAACACGCTTCGAAGGTCGAATCTCTCACAAAAGACATTCGTTACCGATACAATTTACAACCGTTTATCTATGCAAGTGATACTTCCAACGGACCCAAAAGTATTCTGCCTTCAACCTTAGCTGATGAAGTAGAGACAGCGAACCAAACGATGAAGGGATACTTACAAAACCTCAACTACTGGAGTGAACTTTCTAGTGATTCTTCAATGCTAGAAAGCAAGTACGACGTGTTGGAAGGACGCTTCCCACAAGATAAGTCCGAGCTCGTCCTTATCGTAGATGAAAACAATCAAATTAGCGATTTGTTGCTCTATAGTTTACGTATCAAAGATCCCAGTGAATTGAACGATACGAAGAAGCTCGACGAACTCTCTTCTCAAACGTATCAATATAGTGATTTTATCGGAAAAACTTTCAAAGCAGTTGTCAATACAAAGCGTTTTGTGAAAGAAAATAACTTATGGCTCAATAAGATTGATAATGCTTCTTATATGAAAACTCAAATCGAGAATGGGCTTCAACTTAAAATTGTGGGTGTCCTTCGCCAAAAAGACGGCACAAGTTCAGGCGTGAATGCTCCTTCAGGAGGAATCGCCTACACAAGCGCCCTTATTGATTATACTTCCGAACACATTCAAAATAGTGATATCGTTAAGGAACAGGAAGCCAATCAAAATCTAAATGTATTTACGGGTAAAGACTTTGCCAAAGATCCTAAACCATTCAGTTCGGAGAATTTAACCGAAGAAGAAAAAATTCAGTTGGCTAAAATGACACCTGAAGAACAGGCGCAGTATGTCCAACAATATAACGACAATTCGGCTTCAACTTACGAGGAAAACCTCGCAAAAATGGGCGTCATCAACAAATCCAAACCAGCTGCCATTGAGCTCTACACCTCTTCGTTCCAACAAAAACAAGACTTAAAAGAGTTCATAAACGCCTATAACACAGCGAAAAAAGAAGCTGGAGAAGACGATAAAGTACTCGCTTATTCAGATGATATCCAATCTATCATGTCTTCAATTACGACATTGGTTGGCGTAGTGACAACAGTACTCGTTGGCTTTGTGGCCATCTCACTCATTGTATCTTCTATAATGATTTCGATTATCACGTACATTTCAGTTCTCGAACGTACAAAAGAAATCGGAATCCTACGTGCAATGGGGGCTTCGAAGAAAGATATTCGTCGTATCTTCACTGCTGAAACAGCCATTGAAGGATTGATCTCTGGGGTGCTCGGTATCACGATTACCTTTCTTGCGACATTCCCAATCAATGCGATTGTTGCGAAAATGACAAATGTAGGAAATGTAGCGCAATTACCAATAGAAGTAGCTCTAATCCTTATCGGTATTTCGATTGTCCTTACCATGTTAGCCGGTCTAATCCCTTCACGCATCGCTGCTAAGAAAGACCCAGTCGAATCGCTTCGTAGCGAATAA
- a CDS encoding cation diffusion facilitator family transporter: MSSKTSIWLAFFLNLSFSVVEFIFGGIFNSSAVLADAVHDLGDALAIGLSACLETISNRQEDKRYTLGYKRFSLLGAMLTALILLTGSFMVLLENIPRLLSPQPVNYQGMLWLGILAILINLLASLIVRKGQTKNEAILTLHFLEDILGWLAVILVAGVLYVTDWYFLDPLLSLLISSFILWKAIPRFWSTLKIFLDAVPEGIETAKLEKELAALDNVKSVNQLSIWSMDGLENDAIVHVCLEEIEHMEYCKESIRNLLKDYGFQNVTIEVDANLASHQTHKRKIEELEVGQSHGHYHS, from the coding sequence ATGAGTTCTAAAACATCTATCTGGCTAGCCTTTTTCTTGAATCTATCATTTTCTGTTGTCGAATTTATTTTTGGGGGCATCTTCAATTCAAGTGCGGTCTTAGCGGATGCGGTTCATGATTTGGGCGATGCCCTTGCCATAGGCTTATCAGCTTGCTTGGAAACTATTTCCAATCGTCAGGAAGACAAACGTTATACTCTTGGCTACAAACGCTTCAGTTTGCTAGGTGCCATGCTGACTGCCTTGATCCTTTTGACAGGATCTTTCATGGTGCTCTTGGAGAATATTCCTCGTCTCCTATCCCCTCAGCCTGTCAACTACCAAGGGATGCTGTGGTTGGGGATTCTTGCGATTCTTATCAATCTCTTGGCTAGTCTAATCGTTCGTAAGGGTCAGACCAAGAATGAAGCTATCCTGACCTTGCATTTTTTAGAAGATATTCTGGGTTGGCTAGCGGTCATTCTGGTTGCTGGTGTTTTGTATGTGACAGATTGGTACTTTCTCGATCCACTCTTGTCTCTTTTGATTTCTAGCTTTATCCTCTGGAAAGCCATTCCTCGCTTTTGGTCAACACTTAAGATTTTCTTAGATGCTGTGCCTGAAGGGATCGAGACTGCTAAGCTAGAGAAAGAGTTAGCAGCGCTAGATAATGTTAAAAGTGTTAATCAACTCAGTATTTGGTCCATGGATGGTCTGGAAAATGACGCCATTGTTCATGTTTGCCTAGAAGAGATTGAACATATGGAGTATTGTAAAGAATCCATTCGTAATTTACTCAAAGATTATGGTTTTCAAAATGTTACCATTGAAGTTGATGCAAACCTAGCAAGTCACCAAACCCATAAGCGAAAAATTGAGGAGTTGGAAGTAGGTCAAAGTCATGGACATTATCATTCATAA